A genome region from Prionailurus viverrinus isolate Anna chromosome A3, UM_Priviv_1.0, whole genome shotgun sequence includes the following:
- the REL gene encoding proto-oncogene c-Rel isoform X1, which yields MASGGYNPCIEIIEQPRQRGMRFRYKCEGRSAGSIPGEHSTDNNRTYPSIQIMNYYGKGKVRITLVTKNDPYKPHPHDLVGKDCRDGYYEAEFGQERRPLFFQNLGIRCVKKKEVKEAIISRIRAGINPFNVPEQQLLDIEDCDLNVVRLCFQVFLPDEHGNLTTALPPVVSNPIYDNRAPNTAELRICRVNKNCGSVRGGDEIFLLCDKVQKDDIEVRFVLNDWEAKGIFSQADVHRQVAIVFKTPPYCRAITEPVTVKMQLRRPSDQEVSESMDFRYLPDEKDTYGNKAKKQKTTLLFQKLWQDCVNFPERPRPGLGSTGEGRFIKKESNFSHGAVLTDMSRTSGISSQADSYYSSSVSISSALSHHTSAIPAMVSQPSSWSSGAHPTSRSVNTNPLSSFSTGTLSSNSQGVSPYLEIPLVSDLNASNACIYNNANDIGRMEASSMSSADLYGISDANMLPNCPVNMNDSMRESDNPRLVSMNLENHSCNSVLDPRDLRQLHQMSSSSLSAGASSSTTAFVAQSEAFEGSDFNCTDNSMMNESGPSNGTNPNSHGFVHSQYSGIGTMQSEQLSDSFAFEYF from the exons GTGGGTATAACCCATGTATAGAGATAATTGAACAGCCCAGGCAGAGGGGAATGCGTTTTAGATACAAATGTGAAGGGCGGTCAGCAGGCAGCATTCCAGGGGAGCACAGCACAGACAACAACCGAACATACCCATCTATCCAG ATTATGAACTATTATGGAAAGGGAAAAGTGAGAATTACATTAGTAACAAAGAACGACCCATATAAACCTCATCCTCATGATTTAGTAGGAAAAGACTGCCGAGATGGCTACTATGAAGCAGAGTTTGGACAAGAACGCAGACCCTTGTT TTTTCAAAATTTGGGTATTCGAtgtgtaaagaaaaaagaagtaaaagaagctATTATATCAAGAATAAGGGCAGGAATCAATCCTTTCAATG TTCCTGAACAACAGCTGCTTGATATTGAAGATTGCGACCTCAATGTGGTGAGATTATGTTTTCAAGTTTTcctccctgatgaacatggtaATTTGACAACCGCTCTACCTCCTGTTGTCTCTAACCCAATTTATGACAACC GTGCTCCAAATACTGCAGAATTAAGGATTTGTCGTGTAAACAAGAACTGTGGAAGTGTCAGAGGAGGAGATGAAATATTTCTACTATGTGATAAAGTTcagaaag ATGACATAGAAGTTCGGTTTGTGTTGAACGATTGGGAAGCAAAAGGTATCTTTTCACAAGCTGATGTACACCGTCAAGTAGCCATTGTTTTTAAGACTCCACCATATTGCAGAGCTATAACAGAACCAGTAACAGTAAAAATGCAGCTGCGGAGACCTTCTGACCAGGAAGTTAGTGAATCCATGGATTTTAGATATCTGCCAGACGAAAAAG ATACTTATGGcaataaagcaaagaaacaaaaaacaactctacTTTTCCAGAAACTGTGGCAAGATTGTG TTAATTTTCCTGAAAGACCTAGACCTGGTCTAGGATCAACTGGAGAAGGACGATTCATCAAAAAAG AATCCAACTTTTCTCATGGTGCAGTTTTGACAGATATGTCCAGGACCTCAGGCATTTCAAGCCAAGCAGACTCCTACTATTCCTCGTCTGTGTCCATCTCGAGTGCGTTGTCACATCATACTTCAGCCATACCTGCAATGGTATCTCAGCCTTCAAGCTGGTCTTCAGGGGCCCACCCCACCTCACGCTCAGTCAACACAAATCCACTGAGTAGTTTTTCAACGGGGACACTTTCCTCTAATTCACAAGGTGTCTCACCATATCTGGAAATACCTCTTGTGAGTGATTTGAATGCCTCTAATGCTTGCATTTATAACAATGCTAATGACATAGGCAGAATGGAAGCATCATCCATGTCATCAGCTGATTTATATGGTATTTCTGATGCCAACATGCTACCGAATTGCCCTGTGAATATGAATGACAGCATGAGGGAGTCTGATAATCCAAGACTTGTGAGCATGAATCTTGAAAACCACTCATGTAATTCAGTGTTAGACCCGAGAGACTTGAGACAGCTCCATCAGATGTCCTCTTCCAGTCTGTCAGCAGGCGCCAGTTCCAGTACTACGGCTTTTGTTGCACAGTCCGAGGCATTTGAGGGATCTGATTTCAATTGTACAGATAACAGTATGATGAATGAGTCAGGGCCATCAAACGGTACTAATCCAAACAGTCATGGCTTTGTTCATAGTCAGTATTCGGGTATTGGCACTATGCAGAGTGAGCAATTGAGCGACTCATTCGCgtttgaatatttttaa
- the REL gene encoding proto-oncogene c-Rel isoform X2 has protein sequence MASGGYNPCIEIIEQPRQRGMRFRYKCEGRSAGSIPGEHSTDNNRTYPSIQIMNYYGKGKVRITLVTKNDPYKPHPHDLVGKDCRDGYYEAEFGQERRPLFFQNLGIRCVKKKEVKEAIISRIRAGINPFNVPEQQLLDIEDCDLNVVRLCFQVFLPDEHGNLTTALPPVVSNPIYDNRAPNTAELRICRVNKNCGSVRGGDEIFLLCDKVQKDDIEVRFVLNDWEAKGIFSQADVHRQVAIVFKTPPYCRAITEPVTVKMQLRRPSDQEVSESMDFRYLPDEKDTYGNKAKKQKTTLLFQKLWQDCESNFSHGAVLTDMSRTSGISSQADSYYSSSVSISSALSHHTSAIPAMVSQPSSWSSGAHPTSRSVNTNPLSSFSTGTLSSNSQGVSPYLEIPLVSDLNASNACIYNNANDIGRMEASSMSSADLYGISDANMLPNCPVNMNDSMRESDNPRLVSMNLENHSCNSVLDPRDLRQLHQMSSSSLSAGASSSTTAFVAQSEAFEGSDFNCTDNSMMNESGPSNGTNPNSHGFVHSQYSGIGTMQSEQLSDSFAFEYF, from the exons GTGGGTATAACCCATGTATAGAGATAATTGAACAGCCCAGGCAGAGGGGAATGCGTTTTAGATACAAATGTGAAGGGCGGTCAGCAGGCAGCATTCCAGGGGAGCACAGCACAGACAACAACCGAACATACCCATCTATCCAG ATTATGAACTATTATGGAAAGGGAAAAGTGAGAATTACATTAGTAACAAAGAACGACCCATATAAACCTCATCCTCATGATTTAGTAGGAAAAGACTGCCGAGATGGCTACTATGAAGCAGAGTTTGGACAAGAACGCAGACCCTTGTT TTTTCAAAATTTGGGTATTCGAtgtgtaaagaaaaaagaagtaaaagaagctATTATATCAAGAATAAGGGCAGGAATCAATCCTTTCAATG TTCCTGAACAACAGCTGCTTGATATTGAAGATTGCGACCTCAATGTGGTGAGATTATGTTTTCAAGTTTTcctccctgatgaacatggtaATTTGACAACCGCTCTACCTCCTGTTGTCTCTAACCCAATTTATGACAACC GTGCTCCAAATACTGCAGAATTAAGGATTTGTCGTGTAAACAAGAACTGTGGAAGTGTCAGAGGAGGAGATGAAATATTTCTACTATGTGATAAAGTTcagaaag ATGACATAGAAGTTCGGTTTGTGTTGAACGATTGGGAAGCAAAAGGTATCTTTTCACAAGCTGATGTACACCGTCAAGTAGCCATTGTTTTTAAGACTCCACCATATTGCAGAGCTATAACAGAACCAGTAACAGTAAAAATGCAGCTGCGGAGACCTTCTGACCAGGAAGTTAGTGAATCCATGGATTTTAGATATCTGCCAGACGAAAAAG ATACTTATGGcaataaagcaaagaaacaaaaaacaactctacTTTTCCAGAAACTGTGGCAAGATTGTG AATCCAACTTTTCTCATGGTGCAGTTTTGACAGATATGTCCAGGACCTCAGGCATTTCAAGCCAAGCAGACTCCTACTATTCCTCGTCTGTGTCCATCTCGAGTGCGTTGTCACATCATACTTCAGCCATACCTGCAATGGTATCTCAGCCTTCAAGCTGGTCTTCAGGGGCCCACCCCACCTCACGCTCAGTCAACACAAATCCACTGAGTAGTTTTTCAACGGGGACACTTTCCTCTAATTCACAAGGTGTCTCACCATATCTGGAAATACCTCTTGTGAGTGATTTGAATGCCTCTAATGCTTGCATTTATAACAATGCTAATGACATAGGCAGAATGGAAGCATCATCCATGTCATCAGCTGATTTATATGGTATTTCTGATGCCAACATGCTACCGAATTGCCCTGTGAATATGAATGACAGCATGAGGGAGTCTGATAATCCAAGACTTGTGAGCATGAATCTTGAAAACCACTCATGTAATTCAGTGTTAGACCCGAGAGACTTGAGACAGCTCCATCAGATGTCCTCTTCCAGTCTGTCAGCAGGCGCCAGTTCCAGTACTACGGCTTTTGTTGCACAGTCCGAGGCATTTGAGGGATCTGATTTCAATTGTACAGATAACAGTATGATGAATGAGTCAGGGCCATCAAACGGTACTAATCCAAACAGTCATGGCTTTGTTCATAGTCAGTATTCGGGTATTGGCACTATGCAGAGTGAGCAATTGAGCGACTCATTCGCgtttgaatatttttaa